A stretch of Equus caballus isolate H_3958 breed thoroughbred chromosome 11, TB-T2T, whole genome shotgun sequence DNA encodes these proteins:
- the NOG gene encoding noggin, with product MERCPSLGVTLYALVVVLGLRAAPAGGQHYLHIRPAPSDNLPLVDLIEHPDPIFDPKEKDLNETLLRSLLGGHYDPGFMATSPPEDRPGGGGGAAGGAEDLAELDQLLRQRPSGAMPSEIKGLEFSEGLAAGKKQRLSKKLRRKLQMWLWSQTFCPVLYAWNDLGSRFWPRYVKVGSCFSKRSCSVPEGMVCKPSKSVHLTVLRWRCQRRGGQRCGWIPIQYPIISECKCSC from the coding sequence ATGGAGCGCTGCCCCAGCCTGGGGGTCACCCTCTACGCCCTGGTGGTGGTCCTGGGGCTGCGGGCGGCACCGGCCGGCGGCCAGCACTATCTCCACATCCGCCCGGCTCCCAGCGACAACCTGCCCCTGGTGGACCTCATCGAACACCCGGACCCTATCTTTGACCCCAAGGAGAAGGATCTGAACGAGACGCTGCTGCGCTCGCTGCTCGGGGGCCACTACGACCCGGGCTTCATGGCCACCTCGCCCCCCGAGGACCGgcccggcgggggcgggggggcggccGGGGGCGCCGAGGACCTGGCCGAGTTGGACCAGCTGCTGCGGCAGCGGCCGTCGGGGGCCATGCCGAGCGAGATCAAAGGGCTGGAGTTCTCCGAGGGCTTGGCCGCGGGCAAGAAGCAGCGCCTGAGCAAGAAGCTGCGGAGGAAGTTACAGATGTGGCTGTGGTCGCAGACCTTCTGCCCGGTGCTGTACGCGTGGAACGACCTGGGCAGCCGCTTTTGGCCGCGCTACGTGAAGGTGGGCAGCTGCTTCAGTAAGCGCTCGTGCTCCGTGCCGGAGGGCATGGTGTGCAAGCCGTCCAAGTCCGTGCACCTCACGGTGCTGCGGTGGCGCTGTCAGCGGCGCGGGGGCCAGCGCTGCGGCTGGATTCCCATACAGTACCCCATCATTTCCGAGTGCAAGTGTTCGTGCTAG